A genomic stretch from Aedes albopictus strain Foshan chromosome 2, AalbF5, whole genome shotgun sequence includes:
- the LOC134287501 gene encoding uncharacterized protein LOC134287501, with the protein MEEDRSLSIKFKTAATMEEALRTNTGPVKFSYSSGKTIDVIMSRAGSNVRYVRIFDIPPEVSDEDLSLVLGKYGKIESVIREKLPPNLGLDHMFNGVRGLHIDVESDIPPTVQILQWKGKVFYEDLKNKCFLCQQEGHRRNSCPQRQTRNQKAKGVETVSSSYANAVIYGGAAQGQQEVENEEKEAIEEEQMENGEAEAEEQSGYQGTLKVVESVEHRSEYDKALAENWAKHEAEKRKRQEEFRKQEKSMQRRYQEDLRAKEKEQKERWEKYETERRSRQEKYHQESSQQLQVLPVESNLQSPPKKNARKQ; encoded by the coding sequence ATGGAGGAGGATAGAAGTTTGTCTATCAAGTTTAAAACGGCAGCGACAATGGAGGAGGCGTTGCGAACAAATACAGGACCTGTCAAATTCAGCTATTCCAGCGGAAAAACGATTGACGTTATCATGTCACGTGCCGGAAGTAACGTGCGATACGTACGGATATTTGATATTCCCCCGGAGGTATCTGATGAGGATCTGTCGTTGGTCCTGGGAAAATATGGCAAAATCGAAAGCGTTATCCGTGAAAAGTTGCCGCCGAACCTAGGTCTCGACCATATGTTCAACGGAGTTCGAGGTTTGCATATCGACGTGGAAAGCGATATTCCGCCTACGGTGCAAATCCTCCAGTGGAAAGGGAAGGTGTTTTACGAGGATCTGAAGAACAAGTGCTTTTTGTGCCAACAGGAGGGGCACCGTAGAAACAGCTGTCCGCAACGACAAACACGGAACCAAAAGGCAAAAGGAGTGGAAACTGTTTCCAGTAGCTATGCTAATGCCGTCATTTACGGTGGTGCAGCGCAAGGTCAACAGGAAGTCGAAAATGAAGAAAAGGAAGCCATTGAAGAGGAACAAATGGAGAATGGCGAAGCGGAAGCGGAGGAACAAAGCGGATATCAAGGAACATTGAAAGTGGTGGAGTCGGTTGAGCATCGAAGCGAGTATGACAAGGCATTGGCGGAAAATTGGGCGAAACACGAGGCGGAAAAGCGTAAAAGACAAGAAGAATTTCGAAAACAGGAGAAGTCAATGCAGCGGAGATATCAAGAGGATCTACGGGCGAAAGAGAAGGAGCAAAAGGAGCGGTGGGAGAAGTATGAAACGGAGCGAAGAAGTAGGCAGGAGAAATATCATCAAGAATCATCTCAACAACTGCAAGTACTTCCGGTGGAAAGCAATCTACAGTCTCCACCCAAGAAGAACGCTCGTAAGCAgtga